A DNA window from Ignavibacteriales bacterium contains the following coding sequences:
- a CDS encoding acetate kinase — protein MNILVLNCGSSSVKFQLIETDIDLIEKNADKRLAGGVLERVIGQALINVQVEGLPKIKSAEPLRDHRAGIDWIIKWITSPESKIKNIKSLADIHAVGHRVVHGGERFTMSVLINDDVISEIEDNIELAPLHNPANLRGIQGAREIMGSNTPQVAVFDTSFHSTMPESSYLYAIPYQLYRRHKIRRYGFHGTSHRYVSYRYRTIVGKKLEDTNVITIHLGNGCSACAIKNGESFDTSMGFTPLEGLVMGTRGGDLDPSIIEFIRNKEGMTVREIDTMLNKQSGLLGLSGLTNDMRDLIAEEQENNDRRAHLAIEIFVQRVKKYIGAYLVEMGGAESIIFTGGIGENSAIIRQRICSGLEFLGLNIDKEKNDSMVGGKEGDISNPKSKLKAFVIPTNEELLIARDTVRTVKNVPRRW, from the coding sequence ATGAATATACTCGTCTTAAATTGCGGCTCATCATCAGTCAAATTCCAACTTATTGAAACGGATATCGATCTTATAGAAAAAAATGCGGATAAACGACTTGCAGGCGGTGTGCTTGAACGCGTAATCGGGCAAGCCCTCATCAACGTGCAGGTAGAGGGACTTCCCAAAATAAAATCCGCTGAACCTCTGCGCGACCACCGGGCAGGTATCGATTGGATTATTAAATGGATCACCTCTCCCGAATCAAAAATAAAAAATATAAAATCACTCGCGGATATACATGCCGTTGGCCACCGTGTTGTGCATGGCGGCGAACGATTCACAATGTCGGTATTGATAAACGATGATGTTATAAGCGAAATAGAGGATAACATCGAGCTTGCGCCGTTACACAACCCGGCAAATCTCAGAGGCATCCAGGGAGCGAGAGAGATCATGGGCTCGAACACACCGCAGGTCGCGGTTTTCGATACATCGTTCCATTCCACTATGCCTGAATCTTCATATCTCTATGCGATACCATATCAGTTATACCGTAGACATAAAATTCGCAGATACGGTTTTCACGGAACATCGCACCGATACGTTTCATACCGATACCGAACTATTGTCGGTAAAAAATTAGAAGATACAAATGTAATAACAATTCATCTCGGCAACGGGTGCTCGGCTTGCGCCATTAAAAACGGTGAGTCGTTCGATACGTCGATGGGCTTCACTCCGCTAGAAGGACTTGTAATGGGAACACGGGGTGGTGATCTGGATCCGTCTATCATAGAATTTATCCGAAACAAAGAAGGCATGACTGTGCGCGAGATCGATACAATGCTCAACAAACAATCGGGGTTGCTCGGTTTGTCGGGATTGACAAATGATATGCGCGACCTCATCGCGGAAGAGCAGGAAAATAACGACAGGCGTGCGCATTTAGCTATAGAGATATTTGTTCAAAGAGTAAAAAAATATATCGGCGCTTATCTAGTGGAAATGGGTGGTGCCGAATCAATTATCTTCACAGGTGGAATCGGAGAAAACAGCGCAATCATCCGTCAGCGTATTTGCAGCGGTTTGGAATTCCTAGGTCTGAATATTGACAAGGAGAAAAACGATTCGATGGTTGGCGGTAAAGAAGGAGATATCTCGAATCCAAAATCGAAGCTGAAAGCGTTTGTAATTCCAACTAACGAAGAATTGCTTATTGCTCGTGATACAGTACGGACGGTGAAGAATGTGCCAAGAAGATGGTGA
- a CDS encoding PspC domain-containing protein encodes MKKLYRSVTNRKIAGVCGGLGEMLDADPTLVRLATVVIALATGLLPFLIGYIIAWWIVPEGSQSSGNPEWK; translated from the coding sequence ATGAAAAAACTTTATCGTTCCGTTACAAATAGAAAAATAGCCGGTGTTTGCGGCGGTTTAGGGGAGATGCTTGATGCCGATCCGACATTGGTTCGACTTGCAACAGTTGTAATAGCTCTTGCAACAGGCTTGCTTCCTTTTTTAATCGGATACATAATCGCTTGGTGGATCGTTCCGGAAGGTTCTCAATCTTCGGGCAATCCGGAATGGAAATAA
- a CDS encoding peptidase M64: MNIRKLLFIAFSLILIVSINLFAQSFDNYFIDKTMRIDYYHTGTKGTESISLDKVFPEGKWAGSMNNLVDILNLGDYHVRIFDLGSTSLIYSRGYSSMFQEWQTTDEALAGIFRTFHESVRIPYPKNKIQVVICRRDKNMNFHEIFSTIIDPNDPTQVNIEVKPKPFKVTSLMESGNSHEKVDIVIVGDGYRREDLEKFRKDAKHFNEIMFSTTPFKERKSDFNVWTVEVISPDSGIDKPDKNIWKNTVLGTMYNTFGSARYVLTEENEVLRDICGNASYDFITILVNDNRYGGGGIYNLYTTTYTRGDAEGMDWQMDYVYVHEFGHSFGGLGDEYYSSQTSYNDMYQKNVEPWEPNLTALNDKKNLKWKNLIDKDTPLPTPWEKDQYDSLGRVRGKLDRLAPDYYEKRKPLYEAEQKILKETKFANKVGAFEGAGYMSKGMYRPASDCRMFTLSLVGFDPVCTSAINRVIDFYSK; this comes from the coding sequence ATGAATATCCGCAAACTATTATTTATCGCATTTTCATTAATATTGATTGTTAGTATTAATCTGTTCGCTCAATCTTTCGATAATTATTTTATCGATAAGACGATGCGGATAGATTATTATCATACGGGCACCAAAGGAACAGAATCAATATCGTTAGACAAGGTCTTCCCGGAAGGGAAATGGGCAGGCAGCATGAATAATCTTGTTGATATCTTGAACTTAGGTGATTACCATGTAAGGATATTCGATCTCGGTTCGACCTCGCTTATTTATTCGCGCGGCTATTCATCGATGTTCCAGGAATGGCAAACGACGGACGAAGCTCTTGCCGGAATATTCAGAACTTTTCATGAATCGGTCCGCATCCCTTATCCAAAAAATAAAATTCAAGTTGTAATATGTCGTCGAGACAAGAATATGAATTTCCACGAAATATTTTCAACCATAATCGATCCGAACGATCCGACTCAAGTAAATATTGAGGTAAAACCGAAGCCATTCAAAGTAACATCGTTAATGGAAAGTGGTAATTCTCATGAGAAAGTTGATATCGTTATTGTCGGAGACGGTTATCGCAGGGAAGATCTTGAAAAATTCAGAAAAGATGCGAAGCATTTTAATGAAATAATGTTCTCAACAACTCCGTTCAAGGAAAGAAAGTCTGATTTTAATGTCTGGACTGTTGAAGTTATCTCGCCTGATTCCGGTATAGATAAACCGGATAAAAATATTTGGAAGAATACAGTTCTTGGAACAATGTATAACACATTCGGTTCTGCACGTTATGTTCTCACGGAAGAAAATGAAGTTCTTAGAGATATCTGCGGTAACGCTTCTTATGATTTTATAACAATATTGGTCAATGACAATCGCTATGGTGGAGGAGGTATCTACAATCTTTACACAACAACCTATACACGCGGTGATGCAGAGGGGATGGATTGGCAGATGGATTATGTTTATGTGCATGAGTTTGGTCATTCATTCGGAGGGCTTGGTGATGAATATTATAGTTCGCAGACATCGTATAATGACATGTACCAAAAAAATGTTGAACCGTGGGAACCGAATCTCACAGCGCTGAACGATAAGAAAAATCTGAAGTGGAAAAACTTAATTGATAAAGATACACCTCTTCCAACGCCTTGGGAGAAAGATCAGTATGATAGTTTGGGAAGAGTTCGCGGTAAACTCGACCGGCTTGCTCCCGATTATTACGAAAAACGAAAACCGCTGTATGAAGCTGAGCAAAAAATATTGAAAGAAACAAAATTTGCAAATAAGGTCGGCGCTTTTGAGGGGGCTGGTTATATGTCGAAGGGAATGTATCGTCCTGCATCCGATTGCCGTATGTTTACTCTTAGTTTGGTGGGATTCGATCCGGTTTGTACCTCGGCAATTAACCGAGTAATCGATTTTTATTCTAAGTAA
- a CDS encoding peptidase M14, whose amino-acid sequence MKIIIYLFILLFLLSVAISQSIREQWLTYYEQSGFKKTPRYDETIAFCRRLEQASPWIKVKSFGKSAEGRDLYLVVASKDKAFDPQRAHQKDKAILLLQNGIHAGEIDGKDACLMLLRDIAITKTKESLLDHVILLIIPVYNVDGHERMSQFNRINQNGPEKMGWRVTGQNLNLNRDYIKADAPETQAWLKMFNEWLPDFFIDAHVTDGADYQHLVTYGIERHQNLADPIRKWVHDKYLPMISTLKTNGIPVAPYISLRDHEDPLKGLQSGVAPPRLSTPYIALQNRPALLIETHMMKDYKSRVEGTYQTIVATMELMNKEYKSLHQAALATDLLTMTKLDQSLPLRFETTDTPNGIFHYLGFKQTNQPSEISGGTWTVYTKEPFEADIPVYDSVRISKSIDPPKAYLIPAQWLEVIKRLTLHGIKVQRLSKPVELDVEMYKFSNAKWQQTPYEGRHSVSYNSEKFSTKRIFPEGTAVVLLNQRASRVAVFALEPESPDAFVAWGFFDAIFEQKEYAEDYVMEPLARDMLSRDVELKSEFDNKLKTDSTFAKNPFARLNFFYQHSPWWDNNVNLYPVARYVQNGTLPLKD is encoded by the coding sequence ATGAAAATAATTATCTATCTTTTTATATTGCTATTTTTGCTCTCAGTAGCAATATCACAATCGATTCGCGAGCAATGGCTCACATATTATGAACAGAGCGGATTCAAAAAAACTCCGCGATACGATGAGACGATCGCTTTTTGCCGCCGACTCGAACAAGCATCACCGTGGATAAAAGTAAAATCATTTGGAAAAAGCGCGGAAGGCAGAGACCTTTATTTAGTGGTCGCTTCAAAAGATAAAGCATTCGATCCCCAGAGAGCTCATCAAAAAGATAAAGCTATTCTTCTTTTGCAGAACGGAATACACGCCGGTGAAATAGACGGGAAAGATGCTTGTCTAATGCTTCTACGAGATATCGCCATCACTAAAACAAAAGAATCGTTACTTGATCATGTTATATTACTCATCATACCTGTTTACAATGTCGACGGTCATGAACGAATGAGTCAATTCAACAGGATCAATCAGAACGGACCCGAGAAAATGGGATGGCGTGTAACCGGACAAAATTTGAACCTGAACCGCGACTATATAAAAGCAGACGCACCTGAGACGCAGGCATGGTTGAAAATGTTTAATGAATGGCTTCCCGATTTCTTTATCGACGCGCACGTAACAGATGGAGCGGATTACCAGCATCTTGTAACTTACGGAATAGAGAGACATCAAAATCTCGCCGATCCGATTCGCAAGTGGGTTCACGATAAATACCTCCCTATGATTTCAACATTAAAAACAAACGGAATACCGGTTGCGCCATATATCTCTCTGCGCGATCATGAAGATCCGTTGAAAGGTTTGCAAAGCGGGGTTGCACCACCGCGGTTATCCACCCCGTATATTGCTTTGCAAAACAGACCCGCGCTGCTAATAGAAACACACATGATGAAAGATTACAAATCGCGGGTGGAAGGGACCTATCAAACAATTGTAGCGACAATGGAATTGATGAATAAAGAATATAAATCATTGCACCAAGCCGCACTCGCTACCGATCTTTTAACGATGACAAAACTTGACCAATCCTTACCGCTGAGATTTGAGACAACCGATACACCTAATGGGATATTTCACTATCTCGGTTTCAAACAAACTAATCAACCGAGCGAAATATCGGGCGGCACCTGGACTGTTTACACGAAAGAACCATTTGAAGCCGATATCCCGGTTTACGACAGTGTTCGAATTTCAAAATCAATTGATCCGCCAAAAGCGTATTTGATTCCCGCGCAATGGCTGGAAGTGATTAAACGCCTCACTCTGCATGGTATCAAAGTGCAGCGCTTATCTAAGCCGGTTGAACTTGATGTTGAGATGTATAAATTTTCCAATGCAAAATGGCAACAGACACCGTACGAAGGAAGGCATTCGGTGTCGTATAACTCAGAAAAATTTTCCACTAAACGGATATTTCCCGAAGGAACGGCAGTTGTATTGCTGAACCAGCGGGCTTCACGCGTAGCAGTATTCGCATTGGAACCGGAATCTCCCGACGCGTTTGTGGCGTGGGGATTTTTTGACGCAATCTTCGAGCAGAAAGAATATGCCGAAGATTATGTTATGGAACCTCTTGCACGGGATATGCTCTCGAGAGATGTGGAATTGAAATCAGAATTCGATAATAAATTAAAAACAGATTCAACATTTGCGAAGAATCCATTCGCGAGATTGAACTTCTTCTATCAACATTCTCCATGGTGGGACAACAATGTCAATCTTTATCCTGTTGCCCGATATGTTCAAAATGGCACTCTTCCCTTAAAAGATTAA
- a CDS encoding T9SS type A sorting domain-containing protein: protein MVGQQCQSLSCCPICSKWHSSLKRLKFRKIPTDMKLKILFYFKIIFLLFIPNLLLTQQVKWLDISGIQGCYILAEGAEGKLFAVSEPAVYYSTDAGANWAQTSLNLGSMIDFKARGNHALITRYISNQIERNRIEYSSDNGVTWKLIFGNRTAMSYVENMLSDAGDVYAFTSQGGIKLVHYNGVKWDTTYSIDLSSYYYTTLSLIDKSNVMYIVCRGQASRDLLISTNRGISWRKTFEYPNVDVLGLGKDGCVLVGKSVVGTTQEGFVYRTTDGGNSWNYLGLNDHYIYSLTADKNGIVCASTEAGIFRNIPGTTGWDYIGPSGESYDVIMISEKNDLLASAGICRSVQCNPHTSNITPIYKSVDNGIFWSPSGPRKQDLFCLANTNSGILLAGTLGNRIFRTESGGFSWTQLPPGLTGDYVYTLLNDDENIYAGTDKGLYISTDDGNNWKNITGHKFSGSVYSVLKNQTGKLFIGTNFGIYTSSDNGISWIENNLFNMPILFMAKGNNNSLFAVTDKGALHSSSDDGITWNYTGLTREDIQTIETNKAGDIFLGVYGNVLRSTNGGANWTSSYVGNSYVYSIAFNEAQDVFAGTYNGIYQSRNGGLNWTFIGLNSGIVLDMIFDSQQNIIAGLYQNAVYRSEQPLLDVRVVSNEIPLSTKLFSNYPNPFNPATNIQFSIANSQLTILKVFDMLGREVATLVNEMKQPGVYSVTWDASQYSSGIYYYRLQAGNFVETKKLILMK from the coding sequence ATGGTGGGACAACAATGTCAATCTTTATCCTGTTGCCCGATATGTTCAAAATGGCACTCTTCCCTTAAAAGATTAAAATTTAGAAAGATTCCAACAGACATGAAGCTTAAAATTTTATTTTATTTTAAAATTATTTTCTTATTGTTCATTCCCAATTTGCTTCTAACCCAGCAAGTAAAGTGGTTGGATATAAGCGGAATTCAAGGATGTTATATACTTGCCGAAGGTGCCGAAGGAAAATTATTCGCCGTAAGCGAGCCCGCTGTATATTATTCAACGGATGCGGGTGCGAACTGGGCGCAGACATCGTTGAATCTCGGTTCAATGATCGATTTTAAAGCGAGAGGCAACCATGCATTAATTACCCGCTATATTTCAAATCAAATTGAAAGAAACAGAATCGAATATTCATCCGATAACGGTGTTACATGGAAGTTGATATTCGGTAATCGCACTGCAATGTCTTATGTCGAAAATATGCTGTCTGATGCAGGAGATGTTTATGCTTTCACAAGTCAAGGAGGAATAAAATTAGTGCACTATAACGGTGTTAAATGGGATACAACATACAGCATTGATTTGAGTTCTTATTATTACACTACTTTATCACTGATTGATAAATCAAATGTAATGTATATCGTTTGTCGTGGACAAGCATCGAGAGATCTTCTGATTTCAACAAATCGAGGAATTTCATGGCGTAAAACTTTCGAGTATCCCAATGTTGATGTTTTAGGATTGGGAAAAGATGGATGCGTCCTTGTGGGGAAATCGGTGGTTGGCACGACTCAGGAAGGATTCGTTTATCGCACAACCGATGGCGGGAACAGTTGGAATTATTTAGGATTGAACGACCATTATATTTACTCTCTGACAGCAGATAAAAATGGGATTGTGTGTGCATCAACGGAAGCAGGTATTTTTCGTAATATTCCCGGTACAACCGGTTGGGATTATATTGGACCATCCGGCGAATCGTACGATGTTATTATGATTTCGGAAAAAAATGATTTGCTGGCATCAGCGGGTATTTGCAGATCGGTGCAGTGCAATCCTCATACAAGCAACATCACGCCAATATATAAATCCGTAGACAACGGTATTTTTTGGTCGCCAAGCGGCCCGCGCAAACAAGATTTATTTTGCCTTGCTAATACTAATTCAGGAATTCTTCTTGCCGGTACACTCGGGAATAGAATATTCCGGACAGAAAGCGGCGGCTTTAGCTGGACTCAATTGCCCCCCGGCTTAACAGGAGATTATGTTTATACGCTATTAAACGACGACGAAAATATTTATGCAGGAACGGATAAAGGATTGTATATCTCTACAGATGATGGAAACAACTGGAAAAATATAACAGGTCATAAATTCAGCGGCTCGGTTTATTCTGTTCTTAAAAATCAAACGGGGAAATTATTTATAGGGACAAATTTCGGAATCTATACATCTTCCGATAACGGAATATCCTGGATTGAAAATAATTTATTCAACATGCCAATACTTTTTATGGCGAAGGGAAATAATAATTCTTTATTTGCCGTAACGGATAAAGGCGCGTTACACTCATCAAGCGATGACGGTATCACTTGGAATTACACGGGTCTAACACGGGAAGACATCCAAACGATTGAAACGAACAAAGCAGGTGATATATTTTTAGGAGTATATGGGAATGTGCTCCGTTCCACAAACGGCGGTGCGAATTGGACTAGCAGCTATGTCGGTAATTCATATGTCTACTCAATCGCGTTCAACGAAGCTCAGGACGTTTTTGCCGGGACATATAACGGCATCTACCAATCGCGTAACGGGGGATTAAATTGGACTTTCATCGGATTGAACTCCGGAATTGTTCTCGATATGATATTCGATTCTCAGCAAAATATTATAGCTGGATTATACCAGAATGCGGTGTACCGAAGCGAGCAACCTCTTCTGGATGTGCGTGTCGTTTCGAATGAAATTCCTTTATCGACAAAATTATTCTCCAACTACCCGAACCCGTTCAATCCGGCTACCAATATTCAATTTTCAATTGCAAATTCTCAATTGACAATTCTGAAAGTGTTTGACATGCTGGGCAGAGAAGTGGCAACGCTTGTAAATGAGATGAAACAACCGGGTGTGTATAGTGTAACCTGGGATGCTTCGCAATATTCGAGTGGTATTTATTACTATCGACTTCAAGCAGGCAATTTTGTCGAAACTAAGAAATTAATTTTGATGAAATAA
- the gpmA gene encoding 2,3-diphosphoglycerate-dependent phosphoglycerate mutase, protein MYKVVLVRHGESIWNKENRFTGWTDIDLSERGIDEAMQSGKILKMEKYKFDIAFTSVLKRAIKTLNYVLDEMDLHWIPVEKSWRLNERHYGALQGLNKSETAQKYGEKQVQIWRRSYDIPPPSLTADDERYPGKDARYSSMEKNLIPLTESLKLTVDRFLPYWHETIAPTISMGKKVIIVAHGNSLRALVKYLDNIDEETIVGLNIPTGVPLVYELDNNLKPIKHYYLGDQEEIQKQMQAVANQGKAKE, encoded by the coding sequence ATGTATAAAGTAGTTCTCGTTCGTCATGGTGAAAGCATTTGGAATAAAGAGAACAGGTTTACAGGGTGGACAGATATCGATCTATCGGAGCGTGGTATCGATGAGGCGATGCAATCGGGTAAAATATTGAAAATGGAAAAATACAAATTCGATATCGCGTTCACATCTGTTTTAAAGCGTGCGATAAAAACATTGAATTATGTTCTGGATGAAATGGATTTGCACTGGATACCTGTTGAAAAATCGTGGCGGTTAAACGAACGGCATTATGGTGCGCTGCAAGGACTGAACAAATCGGAAACGGCACAAAAATATGGCGAGAAGCAAGTACAAATATGGCGAAGGAGTTACGATATTCCGCCACCGTCGTTAACGGCGGATGACGAGCGATATCCCGGTAAAGATGCCCGGTATTCTTCTATGGAGAAGAATCTTATACCATTAACCGAGTCGTTGAAACTTACAGTCGATCGCTTCTTACCATACTGGCACGAAACAATAGCACCTACGATAAGTATGGGTAAGAAAGTGATCATAGTGGCGCACGGGAATAGTTTGCGCGCATTGGTGAAGTATCTAGATAACATCGATGAAGAGACGATTGTAGGATTGAATATTCCCACAGGCGTACCACTCGTATATGAACTTGATAATAATCTGAAACCGATAAAACATTATTACCTTGGTGATCAAGAAGAAATACAAAAACAGATGCAAGCGGTTGCAAACCAGGGTAAAGCGAAAGAATAA
- a CDS encoding aminopeptidase P family protein: MNPKDNSTSPALINKIKSIQNTLREQKIDGWLFYDFWKRDEFTQRILEFPSHIMNTRRFFYLIPAEGEPRKLVHSIERWNLDYLPGEKTIFLSWQSLEAGLKNMLLGFKTIAMQYSPFNAIPYVSKVDAGTIEMVKKTGVNIIPSMDLLQYFESRWSEEAYRDNLETSAIMRKIVDKVFAFMKEKINKKERLTEYDVQQFMLKHYAEYGLITRDAPNCSVNANSGNPHYEPTKDVHSELREGDFVLIDLWAKKNKPGATYNDITWVGYLGKEVPEKYTKIFDVVKGARDAAVDYLKKSFAENKTVRGCDVDDVCRNYINGFGYGEYFIHRTGHSITEDGHGSGANIDNLETRDERTLIPETSFSIEPGIYFIGDFGVRSEIGVYISRDKEVIVTGEPRQQEVVAILK; this comes from the coding sequence ATGAATCCAAAAGATAATTCCACATCTCCGGCATTAATAAATAAAATTAAATCGATACAAAATACCTTGCGCGAACAAAAAATAGATGGCTGGTTGTTTTATGATTTCTGGAAGCGTGACGAATTCACACAGAGAATACTGGAATTTCCATCTCACATAATGAATACACGACGGTTTTTTTATTTGATTCCTGCTGAAGGAGAGCCGCGAAAATTAGTCCACAGCATCGAAAGATGGAATCTGGATTATCTCCCCGGTGAGAAAACCATATTCCTGAGCTGGCAATCATTGGAGGCAGGTTTAAAAAATATGCTTCTCGGGTTTAAAACAATTGCAATGCAATATTCTCCGTTTAATGCAATACCTTATGTCTCCAAAGTGGATGCAGGGACCATCGAAATGGTTAAGAAAACCGGCGTTAATATAATTCCATCGATGGATTTGCTTCAATACTTCGAATCGAGATGGAGCGAGGAAGCGTATCGAGATAATCTGGAAACATCTGCAATCATGCGGAAGATTGTTGACAAAGTTTTCGCCTTCATGAAGGAAAAAATAAATAAGAAAGAACGTTTAACCGAATATGATGTGCAACAATTCATGCTGAAGCATTACGCGGAATACGGATTAATAACCCGAGACGCGCCAAACTGTTCTGTCAATGCCAACAGCGGCAACCCGCACTATGAGCCAACGAAAGATGTTCATTCTGAGTTACGTGAAGGAGATTTTGTTTTAATCGATCTTTGGGCTAAGAAAAATAAACCGGGCGCGACTTATAACGATATTACCTGGGTCGGTTATCTTGGTAAAGAAGTTCCTGAAAAATACACAAAGATTTTTGATGTAGTGAAAGGTGCGCGCGATGCGGCCGTCGATTATCTAAAAAAATCGTTTGCCGAAAATAAAACAGTCCGCGGTTGCGATGTGGACGATGTATGCCGTAATTATATAAACGGATTTGGCTACGGTGAGTACTTTATTCATCGCACGGGGCATTCGATCACGGAAGACGGACATGGCAGCGGCGCAAACATAGATAATCTTGAAACCCGGGACGAACGGACGTTAATTCCTGAAACATCATTCTCAATCGAACCCGGGATATATTTCATCGGTGATTTTGGCGTAAGAAGTGAAATAGGTGTATATATTTCAAGAGATAAAGAAGTGATTGTCACGGGTGAACCAAGGCAGCAGGAAGTTGTTGCGATATTGAAATGA
- a CDS encoding efflux RND transporter periplasmic adaptor subunit has product MRNLLLFLVLLLLSGCSNKNGENISASGTIETKEVTVSAKVGGQVVRIFADEGKNVQAGDTLLLIDQSDLEIQFDQAKANADAADAQYKLAVQGARQEDIAQAEATLENANADLKRNEQLFKEGSIAQKQLDDTRTRYILAKQTYDKVRKGSRPEEIDAARARLAQANAQVRAIKKKIDDSYVTAPFTGVITQKSIEEGEMIMPNSSLLRISQLQQVYLNIYISEVELARVKLGQEAKVYIDGEPAKSFPGKVTYISSIAEFTPKNVQTKEDRTKLVFGVKIEIQNPDGILKPGIPADAIIVKAVPAGGS; this is encoded by the coding sequence ATGAGAAATCTTTTACTTTTCTTAGTATTATTGCTTCTTTCAGGTTGTTCCAATAAAAACGGTGAAAATATTTCAGCATCCGGAACGATTGAGACGAAGGAAGTAACTGTATCGGCAAAAGTTGGCGGACAAGTTGTGCGAATTTTTGCTGATGAAGGTAAAAATGTCCAAGCCGGCGATACTCTGCTGCTCATAGATCAGTCTGATTTAGAAATACAGTTCGATCAGGCAAAAGCGAATGCAGACGCCGCAGACGCGCAATACAAACTTGCCGTCCAGGGAGCAAGACAGGAAGATATCGCGCAAGCCGAAGCAACTTTGGAAAATGCAAATGCTGACCTGAAAAGAAATGAGCAACTTTTTAAAGAAGGCAGCATCGCGCAAAAGCAACTCGATGATACACGGACAAGATATATTTTGGCAAAACAAACTTATGATAAAGTCAGGAAAGGTTCACGTCCGGAAGAGATCGACGCGGCTCGCGCACGTTTAGCGCAAGCGAACGCGCAGGTTAGAGCGATTAAAAAGAAGATTGACGATTCGTATGTTACCGCACCGTTTACCGGAGTTATAACTCAGAAATCGATTGAGGAAGGCGAGATGATTATGCCGAATTCTTCTCTTCTTCGGATATCTCAGCTTCAGCAGGTCTATCTGAATATTTATATTTCTGAAGTAGAATTGGCGAGAGTAAAATTGGGGCAGGAGGCAAAGGTATATATCGATGGCGAGCCAGCAAAATCATTCCCGGGAAAAGTTACTTATATATCCTCGATTGCCGAGTTCACGCCAAAAAATGTTCAAACAAAAGAAGACAGAACCAAACTTGTTTTCGGTGTGAAAATTGAAATTCAAAATCCCGACGGTATTTTAAAACCTGGTATTCCTGCGGACGCGATTATAGTTAAAGCGGTACCTGCCGGGGGAAGTTGA
- a CDS encoding ABC transporter ATP-binding protein, with amino-acid sequence MSLIEVRELTRRFDDIVAVDRLQLFIEEGEMFGIVGPDGAGKSTTFRMLCGILTPTSGNATILGYDLLKESRKINKHIGYLSQRFSLYGDLTVDENIEFFAEINEVYDFKKRRDELLEFTRLTPFRKRLADQLSGGMKQKLALACTLIHHPKIIFLDEPTTGVDPVSRRDFWKILSALLESKITIVMSTPYLDEAERCSRVALFNNGKCMAVDTPLQIKKMMRGEVIEIICDNIRLAGKELKELNLVLGVQTFGDRLNVIVENSANDFTLIERYLMQKGIEIKEHRRVAPSLENVFISLMSDKAQNILEKIGIPNDSDRD; translated from the coding sequence ATGTCTTTAATCGAAGTGCGGGAATTAACGCGCCGCTTCGATGATATAGTTGCTGTCGATCGTCTTCAACTTTTCATCGAAGAAGGAGAAATGTTCGGCATTGTAGGTCCGGATGGCGCGGGAAAGTCAACTACTTTCAGAATGCTTTGCGGCATTCTCACTCCCACTTCAGGTAATGCGACAATACTCGGTTACGATCTGCTTAAGGAGTCGCGAAAAATAAATAAACATATCGGTTATCTTTCGCAGAGGTTCAGCTTGTATGGTGATCTGACCGTAGATGAAAATATAGAATTTTTCGCCGAGATAAATGAAGTTTACGATTTCAAAAAACGGAGAGACGAGTTGTTGGAATTCACCCGGCTCACACCATTCCGTAAACGGTTAGCCGATCAACTTTCGGGGGGCATGAAACAAAAACTCGCCCTTGCATGCACGCTCATTCACCATCCCAAAATAATATTTTTAGACGAACCGACAACCGGAGTTGATCCTGTATCAAGGAGAGATTTTTGGAAAATATTATCCGCACTGCTCGAATCAAAGATCACAATCGTAATGAGCACGCCGTATCTTGATGAAGCAGAGCGTTGCAGCAGAGTCGCGTTGTTTAATAACGGTAAATGTATGGCGGTAGATACTCCGTTGCAGATAAAGAAAATGATGAGAGGTGAAGTGATTGAAATTATTTGTGATAATATCCGTTTAGCAGGAAAGGAATTGAAAGAGTTGAATCTGGTATTGGGTGTGCAAACTTTCGGTGACCGGTTGAATGTTATCGTGGAAAATAGTGCAAACGATTTCACTCTCATCGAGAGGTATTTGATGCAAAAGGGAATTGAGATAAAAGAGCATCGGCGTGTAGCTCCATCATTGGAAAATGTGTTTATCTCGTTGATGTCTGATAAAGCCCAAAATATTTTAGAAAAAATCGGGATTCCGAATGATTCAGATCGCGATTGA